The Flavobacterium commune genome contains the following window.
CTGTTGCCAGATACATTTGTGCCGGATGTTGCTTTATCATAATTTGAGGAATCAAATTAGCCCGCTACGTTTATGGTATGTGTTAATACAAATCCCGCAGCAACACTTCCGGTTACGGTAGATAACTCACTGCTTACTCCATCTGAAAAAACATTGTCACTAGCGTTATAAGTGTATCCGCTCATGCCCTTGGTATATCCATTTGCTGTTGAAGCGTTAACCAGAACTACGGCACTGCCGGAACCTTCAGGAAAGGCAATTTGGGTAACCAATAAAGAAGTTCCTGCCGAATTGTAAATGTGTACGTGAATGTGTGTGGCTCTTCCGCTGTACCAGCCCGGGAAAATAGACGTAAAACTAACCAGTCCGTTAGTATTAGTGGTTTGTCTTCCTCTTAGAAAATGAACAGCAGTAAAATCAGCCGATTGCATTCCGGTTCCTCCGTATTCTGAATAATAACCGTCTTTGTCACAATGCCAAATATCAACGATTGCACCAGCTAAGGCAGCACAACTGGCATTTTTATTTTGGATTGTGATGTTTATCGTTAATGGAACGCCTGTTCTATCGCTGGTAATATCTGATTTTACTAATGATGAAGGACTTTTAGTGGGGAATGGTCCTGCTGTTTCAGATGGAGTAACGCTACAAGTTGATGAACCCGTAGAACTTCCGGTATCAGTAGCCTGGGTGTTGTCGGTTGTGCTTGAATCGGTAGATGAATCGTCGTCACCGCAAGAACTTAATATTGGTATAGCCAAAGATCCTAATCCTACTAAACCTAATCCTCTTAAAAAATCTTTTCTTTCCATAACTACATACAATTTATAAGGTTATGGTATAAAAGTATTTAAACGGCGGTTAGCGATGAAAAATATGAGGTGTTTGGAGGTATTTATGCGGTAAAGGAATTAGTTTATGATGCTAGTTTGTAATATTTTAACAATTATTTTTGGTTTAATAATTCAAAAAAAGCAGTTTCATAACTGGCACTTACCGGGATTTCTTCTTCGTTGATGTAAATGATTTTGTTGCGGACTTTGTCAATTTTAGAAATGGGAACAATAAAGGAGCGATGCACTCTGATAAATTCCGTTTGAGGGAGTTTTTCCAAAATGGCTTTCAAAGTCATTCGGGCAACGATTGTTTTTTGATTCTGGATGTGGATTTTTAGATAATCATCCAATCCTTCGATAAATAAAATATCCGAAAAGAGAATTTTTATCAGGCTGTAATCGGCGCGAATAAAAAGATATTGTTGTTCGGGATCCTGATTTTGTAATTTCCATTGCGAATGTGCTTTTTCTACTGCCTGTTGAAATCTTGAAAAGCTAAAAGGTTTCAGGATATAATCGGTGGCGCTTAATGTAAAACCTTCAACAGCATATTCTGAATAAGCGGTGGTGAAAATGACCATCGTTTTGTGTGGAAGTTTTTTGTAAAAATCAATCCCTGAAATCGATGGCATATTGATGTCCAAAAAGAGTAAATCAACGGGGTATTTCTTTAAATATTTAAAAGCATCATCTGATTTGGTGAATGTTTTTTCTAATTCGACCACATCAAGTTGATTGCAAAAACTTTGCAAAACCTCTAATGCCAATGGCTCATCATCTAATGCAATTGCTTTTAACATGCTACTTTAATTTTTAGTGTAACATTATAGGTTTCGGGATTGTCATCAATTGTCAAATCATGGGTGTCAGGATACAAATGGGTCAGTCTTTCTATGGTGTTTTGTAATCCAATGCCGCTTTCGGATGGACTGGATTTTACTTTGTTATTGGAAACAAATAAAATCAAATTTTCTTGTTCAATGTTAATGTGAATCTTGATTTCGGAATCCTGATTGGGATTAACACCGTGTTTAAAGGCGTTTTCGATAAAAGAAATTAAGATGAGTGGCGTAATGCATTTTCCGTATTGATTTCCTTCAACTTTGTAATTAATGTTTACCGTATTACCCAAACGTGTTTTTTGAAGTTCAACAAAATTATTGATGTAATTGATTTCTTTGTCTAAGGAAATCACATCATCATTAGCATTGGTGATAATGTACCGCATCAATTCGGATAATTGCACCACGGCATCGGCTGTTTTGTCTGATTTTTTTATAGCTAAAGCATAAATGCTGTTTAAGGTGTTAAACAAAAAATGCGGATTGATTTGGGCTTTCAGGAAAGACAATTCCGATTGCATTTTTTCTTTTTCAACTTTTCGCAATTGATTATTGATAGCAAATAGTAAACTGGAAATCACACCAATTAAATACACTAAAATAGTATGACTGTATTGGGTAGGAGGGCCTCCTCTTTTGTCAAAGTTGGGCGGAAAGGAATGAGGCATTTTGTTGTGAAGCGGCATTCTTTTTCCAAAGTCCAAAAAATTGCGTTCGGGATGGTCAAAATAAGTCGAAATCCAAAGAAAGAATAATAAAAACACAACGATAATTCCAAAATAGGAAACCATTTTATGGGAAAAATAGAATTTGGGAATTAAATAGTAATAATTAAAATAAAAGAAAAGCAGTAAAAGAAAATAGATTAAAAAATAAATTCTGTCGTGACCATTATGGGATAAATTGGGTAAATTAAAAACACTCCCTGTTGATGTGAAAGCATAAGGCAACAGCATAAAAGTGATGCATACTAAGATGTGCCAGGCATAAAAGGGAATCTTTTTTTTCATTAGAATAGAGTTAGCTAACTCAAATTTAGACTTCTTGTTATAAAAAGTCTAATTATTGAGGTAGAAATCATTTTTGTTGCGGTATTCACCCGGTGTAAGGCTCACTATTTGTTTGAACATTTTAGAAAAGTGAGGTAAATTAGAAAAACCCGTGTCTAAGGCAATTTCCAGAAAACTCTTGTTTGTGGTTGCAATAAGGTATTGTGCTCTTTCTATCTTTTTTTCGTGAATGTAATTTAGAGGTCGCTGTCCGGTATGGATCAGAAATTGTTTCGAAAAATAATCTTGATTTTGATTGACTCTTTGGGCTAATTCGGCAACGGTTAGGTTTTTGTCTAAATGAAGCTGAATGTAACTCATGGTATCCAAAATTTTTGATGGTCTTCCTTGAGGTGTGGTTTGTTTGAAATTTGTAGTGTTTAGAAATCTGGAAAATAATAGTAATAGTGTGCCTTGATTTTCAAATTTTAGATGCGGTTTCATTTTATCATTATGAGAACGGTATTCTTTGTAAAAAGCTTCTTTTTCATAGACTTTTGGGTTGTCAGATCGGTTAATCCCTCTTCCCGGGTTGCTTTTTAGCATCTGTTTGATGAGAATAATGTCGGTTTCAGTAGCGGGTAATTTCATTACATTTCTATTCTGGTTAAATAGCGAAATCCCATCCGGAGATTCCTCAAAAAACTGAATGAAATATTGGCTCAAATATTCTTCACAATTCAAATTGCAAATAGTAAAACTCGGTATAAGATATAAATAACCGGGCTCTAAAATTAATTTATCTGAACTGTTCGATATAGTTCCCATTCCTTCATCAATATAATACAGTCGATAATACGGACTAATTACATTGTTGAAATTCCAATTGTGATTAAGTTTCACGTAGTCAATGTGTAACAGCGAAAACGAATGTTTGAAAGTGCTTTTAGACATAATGGTGTTAAAATAAAAAATAATCGTTTTTGAGTAATAAAAAATCGTTTTTGAATAAAAAAGATATGTTGCGACTAAGTTACATTTGTTTTTGTTTGTATAAAAATTAACGATTAAAAAAACTAATAATCAAATTTATATGTAAAATAGCTGTCGTTAAAAAGCTTGTTGACTTGTTTTTATATAAAAACAGATTGTAAACAGATTTGATAAAATCGGAAATGTATAAATTCTGTCCAAATTATGAAAAGATGCAAAGAAGAAGTGCTTTAAAACTAGCGATATCAACATTCAATCAATAGACCCAATGCGTGTGGCAAATATTAAAAATAAACTTAGATTTTCTGGAAAAGGGAGATTTTAAAGATTATTAAATGGATTCTAAAGTGATAAGAAAACCTAATTGACCTTTATATAATTTGATTGATAATCATAACGAATAGTATTATATTAAATGAAAAAAATGAAGCAAATGAAGCAAATAACAATTCTATTGGTCTTACTTATTCCAACTTTTTCTATTGGACAAATGGTTAAGGGCTATAAAAAACAGAACGATAAAGTAGTTATAACTCTTGACAAAGGAGAACTACATTTGAGTCCTTTAACTGAAAATACCGTAAGAGTTCAGTATGCTTTGGAAATGAAAAGTCAAATTCCTGAATTAGTTTTTATTTCAAAAATTAAGGTTCCTAATTTTAAGATTTCGGAATCTAATTCGCTTATTGAAATTGCTATGTCAAAAATGACTGTGGTAGTAGATAAAAAAACGGGAGTATTGTCATATCGCAATTCACAAGGCAAGGTGTTTCTTAGCGAAAAACCAGAAGGACGTGTTTTTAAACCAAGTTTAGTACAAGGAGAGCCATGTTATATTGTTGAACAAGGTTTTAGTACTTTACCCGAAGAATATATTTATGGAACAGGTCAGTTTCAGGACGGACATTTGGATATTAAAGGATTGCCCAGAAGATTAACTCAGGTAAATACACAAATTGCTATTCCGTTTATTATGTCAAGCAAAGGCTATGGTTTGCTATGGCATAATTACGGACTTACTGATTTTAATCCTGCAGATAGTGTGGTGAATTTAAAGCCAGCAGGTACAAGTGGAGAAGCGGTTACTGTTGCTGTTACTACCACTAATGGAACCCAAAAAGAAACGCGCCAAGATGGTGTTTTTACGGGAAATTTCACGGTTAAAGAAAATGGTGAATATGCTATTTTACTGGATGTTGGTCAAAAAATGGCCAGAAAATGGCAGTTAACAATCGATGGTAAAGAGCTTATTAATTTCAAAAATCATTGGCTTCCGCCTACAACGAGCATATTGGTTAAACTAACAGCTGGTAAACACGACATGGTGGTTACTGGAGAAAAAAACGATCTTCCTGTAGTATATTATCGCAAGGTTATCAATGAAACAGTCTTTAGATCTCCTGTTGCTAATAAGTTGGATTATGTTGTTTTTGCCGGAAATTCAGATGAGGTTATTTCAAGCTATCGCAATTTGACAGGCCAGGCTCCGCTTATGCCAATATGGTCATTAGGATATATTCATTGCCGTGAGCGCTTTATGACTCAAGGTGATTTGCTTGAAAATGCCAAAGCATTCAGAGATAAAAAATTGCCAATGGATTTAATTGTTCAGGATTGGCAATATTGGGGAAAATACGGTTGGAATTCGATGAAATTCGATGAAGATTTGTTTCCAGATCCTGCTGCTATGGTAAAGGAATTACATGGAATGAATATGCGACTAATGCTTTCTGTTTGGTCTAAAATTGATAAAGAAAGTGTACTTGGGAAAGAATTTAACAATAAAAAATACTATATCTCAAATACCGAATGGGTTGATTTTTTTAATCCTGATGCAGCAAATTATTATTGGAAGAATTTTAGTGAAAAGCTCTTAAAAACGTACCAAATTGATGCCTGGTGGCAGGATGCAACTGAACCGGAAAATGATGATTTAGTTGGTAGAAAAATTAATAACGGAACAATTCCGGGAGAGCAAATGCGAAATGTTTACCCGATGTACGTAACAAAAACGGTATATGAAGGTTCGCGCAAAGACGCTCCGGACAAAAGAGTTTTTATTCTTACCCGAAGTGGGTTTTCAGGGCAACAGCGTTATGCATCAGCCGTTTGGACTGGAGATGTAGGTAACGATTGGGAAACCCTAGGCCGACAACTAACAGCTGGATTAAATTGTTCCATAACTGGATTGCCTTGGTGGACTTTTGATGCTGGAGGATTTTTTCGCCCAGGCAAAGGTCAATATACAGATTCCAAATTTCATGAACGTTTTTTACGCTGGTTTCAGTTGGCTACATTCTCACCTCTTCAAAGAGTTCATGGATATCAAACGGATACTGAATTCTGGAGATATGGAGAAAAAGTAGAAGCTGAATCGTTAAAATACTTAAACCTTCGTTATCGTTTACTGCCTTATATTTATTCTCAGGCTGCAGATGTAACCTTCAAAAACGGAACCTTGATGCGTCCGCTGGTAATGGATTTTGCAAATGATATAAATTCACTGAAGCAAAAATACGAGTATATGTTTGGATCAGCTTTTCTTGTTGCACCTGTTGTTTCAGAAGGAGTCGAGAATTGGGATGTTTACTTACCGGAAAATCAATCCGGATGGTTTAACTTTTGGACCGGAAAACAGTTTAAAGGTGGGCAAACAGT
Protein-coding sequences here:
- a CDS encoding helix-turn-helix domain-containing protein, giving the protein MSKSTFKHSFSLLHIDYVKLNHNWNFNNVISPYYRLYYIDEGMGTISNSSDKLILEPGYLYLIPSFTICNLNCEEYLSQYFIQFFEESPDGISLFNQNRNVMKLPATETDIILIKQMLKSNPGRGINRSDNPKVYEKEAFYKEYRSHNDKMKPHLKFENQGTLLLLFSRFLNTTNFKQTTPQGRPSKILDTMSYIQLHLDKNLTVAELAQRVNQNQDYFSKQFLIHTGQRPLNYIHEKKIERAQYLIATTNKSFLEIALDTGFSNLPHFSKMFKQIVSLTPGEYRNKNDFYLNN
- a CDS encoding glycoside hydrolase family 31 protein, encoding MKQITILLVLLIPTFSIGQMVKGYKKQNDKVVITLDKGELHLSPLTENTVRVQYALEMKSQIPELVFISKIKVPNFKISESNSLIEIAMSKMTVVVDKKTGVLSYRNSQGKVFLSEKPEGRVFKPSLVQGEPCYIVEQGFSTLPEEYIYGTGQFQDGHLDIKGLPRRLTQVNTQIAIPFIMSSKGYGLLWHNYGLTDFNPADSVVNLKPAGTSGEAVTVAVTTTNGTQKETRQDGVFTGNFTVKENGEYAILLDVGQKMARKWQLTIDGKELINFKNHWLPPTTSILVKLTAGKHDMVVTGEKNDLPVVYYRKVINETVFRSPVANKLDYVVFAGNSDEVISSYRNLTGQAPLMPIWSLGYIHCRERFMTQGDLLENAKAFRDKKLPMDLIVQDWQYWGKYGWNSMKFDEDLFPDPAAMVKELHGMNMRLMLSVWSKIDKESVLGKEFNNKKYYISNTEWVDFFNPDAANYYWKNFSEKLLKTYQIDAWWQDATEPENDDLVGRKINNGTIPGEQMRNVYPMYVTKTVYEGSRKDAPDKRVFILTRSGFSGQQRYASAVWTGDVGNDWETLGRQLTAGLNCSITGLPWWTFDAGGFFRPGKGQYTDSKFHERFLRWFQLATFSPLQRVHGYQTDTEFWRYGEKVEAESLKYLNLRYRLLPYIYSQAADVTFKNGTLMRPLVMDFANDINSLKQKYEYMFGSAFLVAPVVSEGVENWDVYLPENQSGWFNFWTGKQFKGGQTVQTAASLSTIPLYVKSGSIIPMGEKMQYTNEKPAENLEIRIYTGANGKFELYEDEGTNYNYEKGAFSMIPFEWNEEKQTLTIGKRKGKSFNGLIENRVFNIVWVNESNGIGIENGKTNISVKYNGKSIAIQKK
- a CDS encoding LytR/AlgR family response regulator transcription factor, producing the protein MLKAIALDDEPLALEVLQSFCNQLDVVELEKTFTKSDDAFKYLKKYPVDLLFLDINMPSISGIDFYKKLPHKTMVIFTTAYSEYAVEGFTLSATDYILKPFSFSRFQQAVEKAHSQWKLQNQDPEQQYLFIRADYSLIKILFSDILFIEGLDDYLKIHIQNQKTIVARMTLKAILEKLPQTEFIRVHRSFIVPISKIDKVRNKIIYINEEEIPVSASYETAFFELLNQK
- a CDS encoding dioxygenase family protein gives rise to the protein MERKDFLRGLGLVGLGSLAIPILSSCGDDDSSTDSSTTDNTQATDTGSSTGSSTCSVTPSETAGPFPTKSPSSLVKSDITSDRTGVPLTINITIQNKNASCAALAGAIVDIWHCDKDGYYSEYGGTGMQSADFTAVHFLRGRQTTNTNGLVSFTSIFPGWYSGRATHIHVHIYNSAGTSLLVTQIAFPEGSGSAVVLVNASTANGYTKGMSGYTYNASDNVFSDGVSSELSTVTGSVAAGFVLTHTINVAG
- a CDS encoding sensor histidine kinase, translating into MKKKIPFYAWHILVCITFMLLPYAFTSTGSVFNLPNLSHNGHDRIYFLIYFLLLLFFYFNYYYLIPKFYFSHKMVSYFGIIVVFLLFFLWISTYFDHPERNFLDFGKRMPLHNKMPHSFPPNFDKRGGPPTQYSHTILVYLIGVISSLLFAINNQLRKVEKEKMQSELSFLKAQINPHFLFNTLNSIYALAIKKSDKTADAVVQLSELMRYIITNANDDVISLDKEINYINNFVELQKTRLGNTVNINYKVEGNQYGKCITPLILISFIENAFKHGVNPNQDSEIKIHINIEQENLILFVSNNKVKSSPSESGIGLQNTIERLTHLYPDTHDLTIDDNPETYNVTLKIKVAC